A stretch of Paludisphaera borealis DNA encodes these proteins:
- a CDS encoding methylmalonyl-CoA carboxytransferase subunit 5S, producing the protein MSRLVEVTELALRDAHQSLLATRMTMEDMIPACEDIDQAGYWSVECWGGATYDSCIRFLNEDPWERLRTFRKLMPNSRLQMLLRGQNLLGYRHYEDTVVDRFVDKSAENGMDVFRVFDALNDPRNLKRAMEAVRRTGKWAEGTICYTTSPLHTVDKFVELAQRLKEMGSASICIKDMAALLRPQPAFDIVRGIKEKCGEDTIVHVHVHSTTGVTLVSLMKAIEAGADIVDTSISSLSLGPGQNPTEALVEMLEGTGYTTKLDKSRLLKIKDHFAQVRPRYADFESKIVGVETEIFDSQIPGGMISNMESQLKQQGAADRLKEVLAEVPKVRKDAGYPPLVTPSSQIVGTQAVFNVLMGRYKTLTGEFADLMLGYYGETIAERNPDVIAAAENHAKKPSITIRPADLLKPEWEALDKAAKALPGNEGADEDTLTYAMFPNVAPKFFAQRAEGPKDPCKGAAPASTAPENPGSKPADDGKGPITGPVTYDVRLGDKTHKVTVQPA; encoded by the coding sequence ATGTCACGCCTGGTTGAAGTCACGGAGCTCGCCCTTCGCGACGCCCATCAAAGTCTGCTCGCGACCCGCATGACGATGGAAGACATGATTCCCGCCTGCGAGGACATCGACCAGGCCGGCTACTGGAGCGTCGAGTGCTGGGGGGGCGCCACGTATGATTCGTGCATCCGGTTCCTCAACGAAGACCCATGGGAACGGCTGCGGACGTTTCGCAAGCTGATGCCCAACTCGCGGCTCCAGATGCTGCTGCGGGGCCAGAACCTGCTCGGCTACCGCCATTATGAAGACACGGTGGTCGACCGCTTCGTCGACAAGTCGGCCGAGAACGGCATGGACGTCTTCCGCGTCTTCGACGCGCTCAACGACCCGCGCAACCTCAAGCGGGCCATGGAAGCCGTCCGCCGCACCGGCAAGTGGGCCGAGGGGACGATCTGCTACACGACCTCGCCGCTGCACACCGTCGACAAGTTCGTCGAGCTGGCGCAGCGGCTCAAGGAGATGGGCTCGGCCTCGATCTGCATCAAGGACATGGCCGCCCTGCTCCGTCCCCAGCCCGCGTTCGACATCGTCCGCGGCATCAAGGAGAAATGCGGTGAAGATACGATCGTCCACGTCCACGTTCACTCGACCACCGGCGTGACTCTCGTGAGCCTGATGAAGGCCATCGAAGCCGGCGCCGACATCGTGGATACGTCGATCTCGTCCCTCAGCCTGGGCCCCGGCCAGAACCCCACCGAGGCCCTCGTCGAGATGCTCGAAGGGACCGGCTACACCACGAAGCTCGACAAGAGCCGCCTGCTCAAGATCAAGGACCACTTCGCCCAGGTCCGCCCTCGGTACGCGGATTTCGAGTCGAAGATCGTCGGCGTCGAGACCGAGATCTTCGACAGCCAGATTCCCGGCGGAATGATCTCGAACATGGAGAGCCAGCTCAAGCAGCAAGGAGCCGCCGACCGGCTCAAGGAGGTTCTCGCCGAGGTTCCCAAGGTCCGCAAGGACGCCGGCTATCCGCCGCTCGTGACCCCGTCGAGCCAGATCGTCGGCACCCAGGCCGTGTTCAACGTCTTGATGGGCCGGTACAAGACCCTCACCGGCGAGTTCGCCGACCTGATGCTCGGCTACTACGGCGAGACGATCGCCGAACGGAACCCAGACGTCATCGCAGCCGCCGAGAACCACGCCAAGAAACCGTCGATCACCATCCGGCCCGCAGACCTGCTGAAGCCGGAATGGGAAGCGCTCGACAAGGCGGCCAAGGCGCTCCCCGGCAACGAGGGGGCGGACGAAGACACGCTCACGTACGCCATGTTCCCTAACGTGGCCCCCAAGTTCTTCGCGCAACGGGCCGAGGGGCCCAAGGACCCCTGCAAGGGCGCGGCGCCGGCCTCGACCGCGCCGGAGAACCCGGGCTCGAAGCCGGCCGACGACGGCAAAGGTCCGATCACGGGGCCCGTCACCTACGACGTGCGACTCGGAGACAAGACGCACAAGGTGACCGTCCAACCGGCCTGA
- a CDS encoding acyl-CoA carboxylase subunit beta: MSAEVKTMEQLVAELRARREQLKAGGGADRLAKQTKDGKRTARERVDDLVDPDSFEEIGLFARHRQTEFGMLGKEVPADGVVTGAATVDGRLVHLASQDFTVLGGSAGEVHSLKVAEAMELSLHTGTPFVFINDSGGARVQEGIDSLSGYGKVFFTNVSLSGAVPQISLICGPCAGGAAYSPALTDFVIMTRKAQMFITGPQVIKQVTGEQITAEALGGAETHMAHSGVAHFIAEDDQDAVHTCRRLLSFLPSNNLEDAPRIENDGDVDPNPELNTIVPVEPKRGYDVRDVIAAVVDQGDFLEVQSGYAMNMVVGFGRILGRSVGFVANQPQVLSGAIDINAATKASRFIRFCNAFNIPLVTFVDVPGFLPGVQQEYGGIIRHGAKMLFAYSATTVPKIQVILRKSYGGAHLAMGSKDLGADRVFAWPTAEVAVMGAEGAVEIVFRKEVETATDKAAKRAELIQEYKSTFSTPYAAAGRRLVDDVIEPADTRKHLAQALEYLHAKREQRPPKKHGLIPL, from the coding sequence ATGAGCGCGGAAGTCAAAACGATGGAGCAACTCGTCGCCGAGCTTCGCGCCCGCCGCGAGCAGCTCAAGGCGGGGGGCGGCGCCGACCGCCTCGCCAAGCAGACGAAGGACGGCAAGCGGACCGCCCGCGAACGAGTCGACGACCTCGTCGACCCCGACAGCTTCGAGGAGATCGGCTTGTTCGCCCGCCACCGCCAGACCGAGTTCGGCATGCTCGGCAAGGAGGTCCCCGCCGACGGCGTCGTCACCGGCGCGGCGACGGTCGACGGCCGGCTCGTCCACCTGGCCAGCCAGGATTTCACCGTGCTCGGAGGATCGGCCGGCGAGGTTCACTCGCTCAAGGTCGCCGAGGCGATGGAGCTGTCGCTGCACACCGGCACGCCGTTCGTCTTCATCAACGACTCCGGCGGCGCCCGCGTGCAGGAAGGGATCGACTCGCTCTCGGGCTACGGCAAGGTGTTTTTCACGAACGTCTCGCTGTCCGGGGCCGTGCCGCAAATCTCGCTGATCTGCGGCCCGTGCGCCGGGGGCGCCGCGTACTCGCCGGCCCTGACCGACTTCGTGATCATGACCCGCAAGGCCCAGATGTTCATCACCGGCCCGCAAGTCATCAAGCAGGTCACCGGCGAGCAGATCACCGCCGAGGCGCTCGGCGGGGCCGAGACCCACATGGCGCACTCGGGCGTCGCCCACTTCATCGCCGAGGACGATCAGGACGCCGTCCACACCTGCCGCCGCCTGCTCAGCTTCCTGCCGTCGAACAACCTCGAAGACGCGCCCCGGATCGAGAATGACGGCGACGTCGACCCCAACCCCGAATTGAACACGATCGTGCCGGTCGAGCCCAAGCGGGGCTACGACGTCCGCGACGTGATCGCCGCCGTCGTCGACCAGGGCGACTTCCTCGAAGTCCAGTCCGGCTACGCCATGAACATGGTCGTCGGCTTCGGACGCATCCTGGGACGCTCGGTCGGGTTCGTCGCCAACCAGCCCCAGGTGCTCTCCGGCGCGATCGACATCAACGCCGCGACCAAGGCGAGCCGGTTCATCCGGTTCTGCAACGCCTTCAACATCCCGCTCGTCACCTTCGTGGACGTCCCCGGGTTCCTTCCTGGCGTCCAGCAGGAGTACGGCGGCATCATCCGCCACGGGGCCAAGATGCTGTTCGCCTACTCGGCGACCACCGTCCCCAAGATCCAGGTGATCCTCCGCAAGTCGTACGGCGGAGCGCACCTGGCGATGGGCTCGAAAGACCTGGGCGCCGACCGCGTCTTCGCCTGGCCGACCGCCGAGGTCGCCGTGATGGGGGCCGAAGGTGCCGTCGAGATCGTCTTCCGCAAGGAAGTCGAGACCGCGACGGACAAGGCCGCCAAACGCGCCGAGTTGATCCAAGAATACAAGTCGACGTTCTCAACTCCGTACGCGGCCGCCGGCCGACGTCTGGTCGACGACGTCATCGAGCCGGCCGACACCCGCAAGCACCTGGCGCAGGCGCTCGAATACCTGCACGCCAAGCGCGAGCAGCGGCCCCCCAAGAAGCACGGCCTCATCCCCCTTTAA
- a CDS encoding biotin/lipoyl-containing protein yields MKLKITVDGKLYEVDVEVSEPERARPGFVAPIGHVRVPAAPIAAPAAPPTGGETVADESKVCRSPFSGTVSRVEVEVGRQIAPNEVLIVLEAMKMETIITAPVAGKIAKVNVGVGDAVQQGRVLIEFE; encoded by the coding sequence TTGAAACTCAAGATCACTGTTGACGGCAAACTCTACGAGGTCGACGTCGAGGTCTCCGAGCCGGAACGCGCCCGTCCCGGCTTCGTGGCCCCGATCGGCCATGTCCGCGTCCCCGCGGCGCCCATCGCCGCGCCCGCCGCACCTCCGACCGGCGGCGAGACGGTCGCCGACGAATCCAAAGTCTGCCGCAGCCCATTCTCCGGCACCGTGTCGCGGGTCGAGGTCGAGGTCGGGCGGCAGATCGCGCCCAACGAGGTCCTGATCGTCCTCGAAGCGATGAAGATGGAAACGATCATCACGGCCCCCGTCGCCGGCAAGATCGCCAAGGTCAACGTCGGCGTGGGCGACGCCGTCCAGCAGGGGCGGGTCTTGATCGAATTCGAATGA
- the mce gene encoding methylmalonyl-CoA epimerase → MTPVKAVNHIGIAVRSIDAQKDYYQNVLGAVFEGVEHVADQKVNVGFFRIGAVRLELLEPSDPSSTVAAFIEKKGEGLHHVAFEVADIASRIDEIKQAGLRMIDEAPRAGAHHMQIAFVHPKSTFGVLTELCEPARGDS, encoded by the coding sequence ATGACGCCCGTCAAAGCCGTCAATCACATCGGGATCGCCGTCCGATCGATCGACGCCCAGAAAGACTACTACCAGAACGTCCTCGGCGCGGTGTTCGAAGGCGTCGAGCACGTCGCCGACCAGAAGGTGAACGTCGGCTTCTTCAGGATCGGCGCCGTCCGCCTGGAGCTGCTCGAACCGTCCGACCCGTCGAGCACCGTCGCCGCCTTCATCGAGAAGAAGGGCGAGGGCCTGCACCACGTCGCCTTCGAGGTCGCCGACATCGCATCGCGAATCGACGAAATCAAGCAGGCAGGCTTGCGTATGATCGACGAGGCCCCCCGCGCCGGGGCGCACCACATGCAGATCGCCTTCGTGCATCCCAAGAGCACCTTCGGCGTGCTCACCGAGCTTTGCGAGCCCGCGCGAGGCGACTCTTGA